CGGAATAATCGTGAGCAAGTCGACGATGTTTAGAATTTGTCGGCAAAACTTGAATTTTTTAGGCGCTGCTGTCAACCGAACAACGTATTCGAAAGTGAACCACGCCATACAAACCTGTGCAGCGACACTGATGTAATATTAATGATCGGTGTTTACATGTGAATGTGATATACGGTATAGGCTACAAGTAGAACTACAGGCTAAACTATACACTTAATTTCGAACCAAGCTTTTGCATGGTTTTTGTAATCTAAAGATTTATAGCTCGGAAATCAGCAAACATTTTGATCATGGAGAAACTACCGTTTCAATTCCTTCTAGAACGTTAATTTCCACCTCTATTTCGTTTTCGTCAATGGTATAATATCCATCGACAGTTCCAATCACGAAAATGGTCAAAGAAAGCAgaataaatgaaattgaaataaacatccatatttttgcaaatgtgGAAGTGGTTGGATCTTCAACTGTTTTCCAAACATATTTCTTCAcctaaaaaatgaattaagGAAGAGTAACTTACAATTAGCCGATACGGCCTCATACACAGTCACCCATgacctttgtttttaaattttacatcaTACAGTATAGACTCCTATCCTATACGCTTGCCGGTTGTAGACTATGTGTTATGCAAAAATGTATTCTTTAGTTTGTGAACTTACGGAATCCCAGTTTTGGGTCAGGTCGTCCCAACCTCCGATAGGGCTTATGAACgtaagtttttcttgttttactaAATATCTTTCCAACTTTATGTCCATATCTTTTTCGTATTTTCCAGAAACAGACAAACACTCCTATGAGGAAGCATATACAAAAGTATTCTTGATTATAACTTATTGAATTCATAAGCATTTACTAGTGGATAGTGTGATTAGACGCCcgtattaattttatcaaagaaACACGATCAACCCGagcacaaaattaaaaatattggaataagATCAAAAAGAGATGGGGTAAATGCAACGTTTTTTCCAGTACGGTATGGGAAAGATAAGAGAACTTATTGCTTTGGTGGAATTATTCAGGCCATTTGCACCAGTTTCGGTGATGATACTACATTCTGTTCCTTTTCGTGATATAAAAACGCCCCTTCGCGTATCCGTCGTGCAAGTATCAAGTTGGCAAAGGCCAGACTAATGAACTTTGACATTAATAAACAAGTCTGTCTCTTCGGCATATTACGTTGTGCTTGTGCTCGTTGTATTTGTAACGATTGGTGTTATTGATTTGCGGTGAtatttgcacattttaaaaagtttacaagCAAACATTTCCATCTGCAATATTTCTACACCAACGCTCCACAGATGTAGACCACTCAATTAACGCACTGTTTCAATGGGCGGTCCTGCTGTGGTTAATAATTTGTCTGGTATTTCGTTCTTCGATTTCATCGATTAACTAAAACTTGGGCGATAGTTCAGATTAGCTAACTGTGAACATTTAGGCTATTTGACAATTAATGCGTAACTACACTTAAGCTTAGTCCCCAGGTAACAATTATTATCTGTGTGTATCATAGTTGCTAACATTCGTCTTTTCTGGTTCTGATTCATTCTTTTTGATTCTTCTATTTTCACTTCTCTTGTGGAAATGAAATTTAGCACATACGTTTATGAACAATTCAGCGTTTACAGAATAAAACTACAATGGGACAATCTGAGCAACTAAGAggtttataaataatttagcTTACAATTTGGGGTCGAAACCAAACCGttgcaaaaaaagcaaagtCTACCTCCAAACGAAGACGACAGCAATTGTCTAGCCATGCTTCAGCCACCGACCAATACACCATTTCCTCACTCAGTCGCGCCATACACACCGACTTGGAGGCATGTATCAAATCTGCAAAAAAGTACGGTATCAGTGGAAAAACTTttggaaaattaaaagtttctGGAGACATTTTTCACTAGCCTCACTCATACGTTAACACTTTAGTGATGTTATTGTCGACAAGTGAAATCGGAAAGTTTtgggaaaattaaaaattgttgaGAATAATTTAGGTGTCGGCTGTCTGTCGTTGCTATGCGGATGCTATTGTCGATAAGGGTTTGTTATAAGATGGATACACAATACACCAACTTGCGGTGGCATATACTGGTCATTTTATGTTCTTACTAAACAATTGATGACATAGTGGATAAAATGTGCACATATAGTCCACGAATTGCGCGTAACTGGTGTACATAGTGTGCGCATAAAGCAGGGACACATTTCAGAAGAACCCGGAATTTTATGCAAAGCAATGTCTGCAATGGTTTGCATCACCGTCACAACACAGTGCAAGTCTACACGTCTTGATTAACAAATGCAGCAACGAGGCTCACGTCCTCTGAAAGCGGACATGATAAACCGAAAACTTTGTGGGTCTCTGTCGAAGAAAAAAGTCACCGCAGTCTGTCGCGGGTTGTAATCATCGCACAACTCGAGAATAGCCGTCCGTGTCAAGTATCTGAAATGCATAAATCGATACCTCTAATCACTTTAGTCAATTTAGCCTCAAACAGCTGATATCATGGCTGAAATTGATTTTGCGTCTAATCAGCTAATTTTCTATGCAGTATGAACTTTAGGACATTTTTACAGTCAATTAAAAGTTTCAACGTTAGTGATAAGCTTAATTAGCCTACTTGTGGTCAAAAAGCTTGGTTAATCTGCACTTGGGAAAATTGTTCATTTGGTGGGACATTACGCGAAATATTTCACCTCCCACATTCACTGCTATGCTTTCATTCATGCTcctgaaagaaaaacaaaaaagatcaCTTGTCCGTTTCCTTCACGGCAGCCTATAATAATTGGTTACGTTGACGGTTTACAAGAATTAAGCACATGGAAACTTAAGCTGTCTTATAAATAAGTAATGATGTTTATTGTGTCGCAAATGCAAGACTACTAAGCCTTACTTTTATCTTACGTTGGATACTATATCTTATCTTAGAACTACCATACAGCCCTTCGTACTATAACCTACGGTTTGTACAGCTCCGACAAAGAGCCTAAAAAATTGGCAGGATAATTTATCTGTCGAAGCCAAACCGCTCCGGCTGTCAACTTAGTTGCTATCTGGTACCCAACATCAGTAATCCGTCCTTCTGGCTTAAAGCGGACTAATATCACTTTCAGTAGTCCTATATGCTTATTGTTCACATAGGCCTATAACCAGTAATCTTTACAGTATACTTATAATCTGAGGATTTCAAATGAACTGTTAACACTAAAAACTCAACTGGTTCGTTCCTTTCGCGCTGTTGAAAATCTCATACGTAAACATTTTCTTGAATGTGCGTATTGCTGCTGAATTTAGTATAATTCATACCAGCAAGGACAAACATGTTACTCGCCTATGCGATATCGGAAACCCCACCCGGCCAACGCAGTTGCTATCTCATGAAGTGTTACTTTTGTCCAACTTGCGCTTTGCTCGTCTGATCGCCAGGTTATTGTATCTGGATATTAAATTGGGCGTCGTTTTACGATGCAATAAACGCTCCAAGGATGCATACTCCCACAATAATTGAGAAGATGACCTCTTTGAATCATTGAACTGTCAACGACTTGAAGCTCTATGACCGGGTCACTGAAGCTATCGACTGTGTTGAAAAAGTCAATAAAAAAGATCTTAAGACGTGCACTAAATTAATTCCAATGCCTTCTTCAAAGTGAGGAGCAAGTCCAACAACAAGTTGATCTcatatgaaagaacactactCACTGAATGttctggtaaaatagttttgaaaaatagttcTTGTTTTGGTAATTGTAgccaaaagaaaatcgcaaaattgGCCTTATTGGTGACGTAGATGAAGGCGCTTGTGATGTCATCGGTAATCACACACAACATTTGCAATACCTACTGCATATCACGCATGTATCTGTTACATCTGTATAAATTGCTCTAACTGCCAATAGGTTGACAGACAGCCTACAGCCCAAACACGGCAACCAGTACGGTATCGGTTTGACGGGTAGCTTACGCAGACCAAAGGCTACCGTAATTCCATGGACGTAAGTGATTAGGCTACCGGATactttatgtttaaaacaatcgcAGTTTATTCAATAACAATGCTTCACGTTGCTAATTTCTTCACATGACGCCTAATTGGACATAGGctaaaccagggatgtccaaccttttattatagtgggccgcattgtcacttgaaataattcaatgggccgcagaacctattatatttcaagaaaaatgggtacataaagtacatacttttgaaatgaaaatgactagcgggccgcacaaaaatctcaggcgggccgcaggttggacatccctgggcTAAACTCATGTACTACAATTCTGACTTCAGGTGATTACCGCGCAAGGaaagcaacagcagcagcatgTTGTCAAGCAACTTGATTAATGTATGACATAACAAGAGCCTTCAACTACGTCACTATGAAGGCCAAAAACAGACTTTTTGCGATTTGTTTTTCCGATAACTACCTAACcacgaattatttttcaaaactattttacccgaatgttcagttaatagtgttctttcatataagatcaacttgcttttggacttgcccctcattttaacgttgttgttgtttttgtctaATAACAGACGCCAACTTTAAATTGGTTCGTTTGCCTGCACGTGATAATAAACGAACTTTTAATTATTGACCGCAAAAGTCTAAActcattcattcatttgtatCAATCGCTACATGCCAATAAACACGAATGGTAAACTATTCACCTGGGAAAAATCCAATAAGAACTTGCTTCTAAAGGTAGAACAAATGCTTTGTATGTTTATAAGATTTAGTACCAATCATTGTTACTATATCTTACTACCCTTTTCATCGTAGTTCTTAACCTACCCAGCATGTATGGGCTCGGTACTACTGTGGGCTACTTGCTGTGGTTAAAATGTTTGACTATACCCAAGCCTTTTTTCATAATTAATCACTTGAATATGCCCATCCCCTCTACAAATGTGTCAAGATTACGTTTACTCGGGGTTATATTTAGGTTTTACGCGATTAAGCAATCTCACCAACTTACAAGATGTCGTGTTAGTACAATTAGCTAAGAATGCAACTATTCAAAATGTATTTAGTTGTTCGTTTATCGGCCTCTTATGGTCCTGCATCTGCCCTCGCGCTAGAGTTTACAGCATGAAGTTGTAGCAATGATAATTATGGAAGTAACCTTTCATTTATACCTTAGTAGTAAACTCTGTAACCTcaaaaaaagaatttattaTCGAAGTATACTGTACCTTCACACATCCTTCAAATTTAGcaattatttttgcaattaatcGTCGATACCTGTGCGTCTCGGATCTAAACCGGTGTTACAATTTTCATTCCCGTTAAACGCATTTCGACATTGTGAGAGTGTAGGAGAGCGCAtggttaaactttttgtatttaatgATTCTTGTGTTGCTGTTGTATTTTGTCCGTGCGTGGCATGTTAGCTGTAtacttaaaaatatattaataaaAACTAATTCCAGACACCAGTATTTTTCGTTTTGAATTTGTTAATCCAATCCTAAAGCTTTGGCGTACAAAGAACAGTTTCATATTGCCTGGAAGATTGTTCAGATTGATGAGCAGTTGAAGGTCATTTGTTTTTAACGCACAGTCATATTTTCTGTCTGTTATTTGATCATATAATCGGTTTTGACACACATTGGTGTAAATTGTCACTATTGTAAATTTTCCCTTTTTAAAAGCACAATTTTCTTTGCAGGTATAGACTATGTATCAACACGTTTTGAAAACCTACGATATTTGACAATGTACGTGTGCATTTGTTTAAAGATAAATAGATGTTATTCccaagaaattaaaataatatctGCTCTCGCATGGCATAAAAGGACAATAAAGAAACAGTTTAATAACTAACCCTCGCTCTCCCCCATAAAGCAATATCATGGACATTCCTGCTTTTTTGTACTAATGGCAACAGATTGGTTTGGGGTTTCCTTTCAGGATAAcagtaaattttataattCCTATAGATTATTATGACTTCACTGTATTCTTGGATTTTCATCTTTCTGGTGCCCTTACAAACCTCAAATTTTCTAGCAAATTTTACTGAAAAgcaaatacaatttttcaaatttatttttgaaaattgcaaaacattcatCCAAAGGTACACTAAGTCATTTCATCGCTAAATGTCGTGGTGAACAGTATGGTGTTGGAGAATATTAATGAAGACTTGTTTATGTTTACTGCTAGCAAGAACACCACATTTGTGTCCTTTAGCATGGTATACAAACATACATGCTTGACAAAAGCATCCCTTCTTCTTCTGAAATTGGTGTTTGTGTGTAGGAAAGCATCTCGAAGGTTGTTTTCTTCATTGACTTGTTTAAAGACATTTTGATAAGTATCTGCAACTTTAATTTCCTGCTTTAGGTACTTAGCCCAGTGTTGCCATATGACACACTGAATCAAAACACACAACAGATAGACGTTttgaaaacttgtttattttcCGGGGTGGCAAAATTATGATTTCAACCGAAAGCAGCACACAATACAGATTCAAGAttataaacacaaaacttttgttttgaagtCTGACACGAGAAGTCTGCAGCGTTTTCCAAAACCTCGTCAGGCGAGGCCTACAGCCCCAAGATAttgtgcaaaaataaaaagacgCTGAAACATTTCTAAGTTGTCATAATGGAAAAGAAGAAATTGTGCTTGAAGAGATGAGACGCAAATAATCACGCAAGTTTTGTGCCACTAACAAGCTTGTGGTGACAACTCAACATCCTAATCTCAAAATATCTTATGCTTATGTGTCGTGGCTCAATTCACAACCATCGTCGTTACCTTTCTCGATACAACAAATGGAATGTTTCGTTATGAGCTAAACGCTCGACATGGGCGTAAAGGCGGCTACAAAATGCATGCAAAGAGCTAATCATTACCAGAGCCTAAACACAATTGTTTTACTGGAGCCAAGACACAGGGGTGCGTGGTTTAAGCGTTGTGTGGGGAAGTCGACTGAATGGCACAAGATTGCTTGACGGGGGCTCATTATACGTCTCATGGAAACAATTACAACGGCTTATAACACTGAAGATTGAAATATGCGCCCTAAATATAGAAAATAttcaaatagaaaaaaaaagaattaataCGTTTCGTGGGGCGAtgcagaaacgaaaaataaCGTGCTTGTCTCTCGATTTCAACTAAACGGAAGGAACACTTTTACTTATTtgattacaataaataaaaaagagagATCATATTTCGATGCTCGAGCTTAGAGCGTGAAAACGGAACACAGTGCGAACTGAAAAGACGGTTTAATTTTTCTACCTTATAACGACAGAGAAGAATTTAGACAGATGACGATGGTGATGGTGAAGTGGACGACAGCCCATGAAGATAAAACTGACCGTTACAGTAAGGGTCAGTTGTTAAAGTCACAGTTGCTGACGTAGTTGGTACGTCATTGGTCTGCTTGGTTTTACGACCACGTGACACGTTCGGGTCGGCATCGTCGTCAATGTAGCTAAGGGGTCCACCTTGGATTTTATCGGCATTACGTTGGAAATTGGCCGGGTTTGAAGCGTTCGGATCCGGCCGAGGGTTTGATCGTTCCAGTCTGTGCAGTTTGCGTTCGAGTTTGTTGATGCGCTTCTGTTGCTCGTTTACCATGCAGTCCTTGCTGTCGAGCATCGCCTGAAGTTCAACCCGTTCCCGTTTGTGATCAGCCTCTAACGCGGCCATCctgtaaattaattattgattcACAATCATAATTATTTGTGCGACGGTCCGTAACAGAACTACCCGCTATAGTATCAAAGCTATCATTAATTAGTTTCGATTAAATAGAGGTTACAGTGGTAGTGCCAGCGCGGTCAGTTTTCACTCACTGTTGCAAagctttttgaaaatgttgttCCTTTTCGTCGGTCTGTCTGCGGTACTTGGCTTCTCGCTTCTCGCTGTTGCGGAGCTGAGAAAAATGATCCCAAAATTACGAAGATGTCAACTTACATTTTCGGTTCACAAGTTACTTTAAGTAAAACAGCGAAGCCATGCCAATATTATGGAAAGAAAATAAACGAAATCGGgcgaaaaaaagcaaaattttagcGATCGCAAGCAATTGGATGAAGGGCGGGAAAAATATGCGGACATTTTGCTGACAAAATCCGCTAAACATCGGTACACTGCCATGTACCTTTTCGATCAGGGTGGCCTCTTTTTGTTCCACGTTTCTCCTGACGTCAGTTTCGCGCGCCCGGAGGCGTTCGACTTCGGTTTCGAGTCTTATTATCCGGTCTTCGTACTGACGTAAGAACAAAACCAGGcattaaataaaagaaataaactcAAAAGTGGTCCCAAAGTCAGTGCAAATTGCGAGTAACTCGTTGTGAATAATTTGGCGTTACGCATGCAGCGCGTTATATAagacatgcaaaatttaaagaaaaaattattaaacatgCATGTTGTGCGTAGTAAGTTGTCACTTGTTGTGTCTCAAAACCGGAACTTACGTCTTTCGGAGTTAAAACAACTTCCATTTCCTCTTCCTGCTTCAAATCCTTGCTTGGGGTCGACACGTTGTTTAAAATCCACTGAGCAGTGCGCGCTTCCGGTGATAATGGTCCTTCCGGTGTGTTGGGCGGAAATGCAGCCGGCGAGTCCGAAACCGGATGGGAAGGATTTTTTTGACCTTGATTAACCCCTTTCTGATGGCTGCCACGGCGCGCCTGTGATTTGATAACCAGTTGGGTAAAATACAGTCATGCAACATCGTTACTGCGACTAAACTTAACCGCAGTCTACGGTTTCACACTCACCTGTCCTGATGACTGATTGTGGTGAGATTTTGACTGGGAATTAGATGTAGGAGCATGCTTTGACGTTTTCACTCTGTTCGCGTTGGAAGTGGCAACAACCACGCGTGATTTTACTGCGGTGACCGGCGCCGTCACAAATCCGTCCGGATCTTTGCTCATAACCGGGGAATTTTCAGCTGAAAATTGCACGGTGTAAGTTTATTCTTTCAAATACCTGCTTTGAGTTTCAGATTTTATCACAGAAACATATTCCACGCAACCTGGTCTCACGAGTAACGCATCCTCACCTTTGTTACGTCCCTGGCGGTTATTTTGTGGAGCCATTTCCGCGTCTGTTGTTTCGTTTAGTTCTAAAATCGCCTCTTGGTCGACTTTCAAGTGAAAACTTGGATATTTGCCGCCTTCCTCACTCAAGTGGAGTGACTTTATGTTGTCAGCGCTTCCACGACGTGGTCCCTGGTGAGGCCACTTAGGTGACAAGCAAGGCACTGACGTTTTTCTGCCGCCGAAAGAACTTCCTCCTTTTGAGAGTTGCACAGTGGCGTTTCTCGGTTTCGGCTGCGGTTTATAAATGTCTTCCGATTTATTTCCGCGCTGGTTTTGCGATTGAAGACCAGTTTTAAGATGCGCGTTAGAAACTGAGGTCGAAATTGTTTCGACCGACATTAGCAATTGGCTGTCTTCGATCCCGTCCATTTCAGAACGTCCTTCGCGGCTTTTCGAAGCGTTTGAATTCGGCGTACGGCGTTGCTGATCCCGAGCGTGGTAGGGAGTAGGTTGTGGAGATTCAGCATCACTTAAGCTGTTGGTACTTGTTGACGACTGACGCGACGAAAGCGACGAGACGTTGCTCTGCGATCCGTCGCTTGACATACTATTGGTACCGTCCTTTGGACCTCGTTGCGGACCTCTTGGACCCGAGTAAGAGCGCCCGGGGCTCGAATCCACGACGAAACGGGTTGGAGCAGAGTACGTCACCGTCTCTGTTGTAAATACGGTCTCCAGGTGGCGCTGTTGTGACATGGCTTGGAGTGGATTGCTGAAGGACAAAGGCGCATGATCTAGAAATGAAAACCATTCATGAAGAATCTGCAAACTAAACATGTTCATTCATGATTGACGGCTAGCTTTAAGAGCTATAGAACCGAGTCACCGGTCTGACTTACTTTTAACATCAGACTGTCTCGCAGGCGCGGTCGCGGTTGGATTGTTTTTTTTCGAATGTTGTTTTTGGCCGTCATATGATTGCTGGATGTTAAAGGTGTCGTGCATAGCGGGGACCGAAGCCGGGGTGCTCCGGTTCAAACCCTTCTGGGCCTGGTAGGCAGGGTTACTGAACATCAGGGGTGGTCTCTCACCGTACTGCTTGCCccctgatgacgtcatcaagttTTCCGTGGACGAGAGTGTTTGCCGGACGCTCCCATGGGATCCGgcgttgttgttgttgctattctgaaaatgtttggaaagttttacaaaGCGGAAAAATTGAGTCTCTTTTCGTTTATCTATTCACTATATTGTGCAAGAAGTCCTGTTTCCATCGCGATTTATTTCATTGAACAATCAAGCCCAGCTTCTACAGAGCGGCTGTTCTTGCCAGAATTACTGCATCTTACGGCACTCTTCAATACTGATCATGAGAGCTTACTgccaataatttaattaatagcTCAGTAATAACAAGTTACTGTCAAGTTAATACTGACTGGAATAGAGTGGTGGCTTCCGTGGTGTGATGGCGTGTAGGCGTTGGCTGTGGTAGATGGCACGTCATACTGACCATCTTCTGCAGCGTTCACAAACTCCCGAAGATTGAGCAGCGAGGTTGCGGCACTGGATGGAAGACGATTCCGCCTGTCTATCATCGGAGTGTTGCTGCATCCAGCGGGGCGAACTTGATCCGCATCACTAGAAAAATGAAAGAGTTCagaagagaagaaaagtttttgcgaTTTGAATTCATCACTTCTTCTGATCAGCACAAAGATGAGGAAGAAAAATCTCTTGCACTTACTGTGTAAGCGCAACATCCTCGACAATTTGAGTTAGGTCTGGACGCTCAAGTTTAGAAGGTGTGCTGTAAGGTGACGAAATTTTCCCAGGATTCTCAAGTGACTCAGAGACTTTATCAATGATGTCTGGTAGTTCTCCTAAGGCGTCAATAGTTTTCTGAAAGCCAAAGGAATAAGTTATGAGCCAATCTATAATTATGACTTAATATTTCAAGACCACGTTAGGACAACGATGTGcgttaatttaataatttgttttaagattaaACAGATCTGTCAACCGCAAGATTCAACTGTGATTAAGGATGGCAAATACAGAACATCTGACACCACCACTACACAAACCTTGTCAAGTGTAGGCATAAGTTCAACAAAGAATGCGTGAAGTTTGGCGAATTCCTTCCCGAGATCAATGAAACCCTGGAAGCCTTTGTGTAGAGGCGGTAAGGTGGGGTCGGAGACGTTATTAATAAACTCTC
Above is a window of Clavelina lepadiformis chromosome 8, kaClaLepa1.1, whole genome shotgun sequence DNA encoding:
- the LOC143469466 gene encoding uncharacterized protein LOC143469466 isoform X8 — encoded protein: MDFELDDSEDTNCFNTNSVLALHLGLTLPRTKRRQERSFNDTTETRRRRQASEDGDAPTTPSKEALPTFLQRKIPPAIRRTKSSKATQGKENRPLLDMTSLMAQSSNLRNTEVELPFFMPAIESPDAIDLSNCSSQFQDGIVRPLHHSILGRDHCFEVVANETTRCFACESAGEREAWIEKIKRAINPNLDNMRRVEHQLILFVQEAKGLPTKKKYFCEICLDRKLCARTTSKWKNDSAIFWGEHFEFSSMPDVRDVTVHLYKDSDKKKKKDKDYIGLVNLEVRSLINQSSVEKWYNLSTPSGNNKSKTGESMALRIKARFLSTRVLPTEQYKAFGEHISLNYLNICRTLGNVIPVTKKDEIARILVHIMHGTGCTKEYMTEVVMDEVEKVEEESLIFRENTIGTKSVEAMLRLVGMKYLYDTLGDFVHALFNMEEECEVDGSRLPPQADLEVNQKNLHMSCEIALCKITNSVGIFPSELREVMASWRVRCEDAGRPRIANRLVTASLFLRLLCPAILNPSLFGLANEVPDPKISRILTLIAKVIQNLANRSRFDKEEYMQFMDKFIREKWDDMGEFINNVSDPTLPPLHKGFQGFIDLGKEFAKLHAFFVELMPTLDKKTIDALGELPDIIDKVSESLENPGKISSPYSTPSKLERPDLTQIVEDVALTHDADQVRPAGCSNTPMIDRRNRLPSSAATSLLNLREFVNAAEDGQYDVPSTTANAYTPSHHGSHHSIPNSNNNNAGSHGSVRQTLSSTENLMTSSGGKQYGERPPLMFSNPAYQAQKGLNRSTPASVPAMHDTFNIQQSYDGQKQHSKKNNPTATAPARQSDVKNHAPLSFSNPLQAMSQQRHLETVFTTETVTYSAPTRFVVDSSPGRSYSGPRGPQRGPKDGTNSMSSDGSQSNVSSLSSRQSSTSTNSLSDAESPQPTPYHARDQQRRTPNSNASKSREGRSEMDGIEDSQLLMSVETISTSVSNAHLKTGLQSQNQRGNKSEDIYKPQPKPRNATVQLSKGGSSFGGRKTSVPCLSPKWPHQGPRRGSADNIKSLHLSEEGGKYPSFHLKVDQEAILELNETTDAEMAPQNNRQGRNKAENSPVMSKDPDGFVTAPVTAVKSRVVVATSNANRVKTSKHAPTSNSQSKSHHNQSSGQARRGSHQKGVNQGQKNPSHPVSDSPAAFPPNTPEGPLSPEARTAQWILNNVSTPSKDLKQEEEMEVVLTPKDYEDRIIRLETEVERLRARETDVRRNVEQKEATLIEKLRNSEKREAKYRRQTDEKEQHFQKALQQMAALEADHKRERVELQAMLDSKDCMVNEQQKRINKLERKLHRLERSNPRPDPNASNPANFQRNADKIQGGPLSYIDDDADPNVSRGRKTKQTNDVPTTSATVTLTTDPYCNGQFYLHGLSSTSPSPSSSV
- the LOC143469466 gene encoding uncharacterized protein LOC143469466 isoform X6 translates to MKRAPNNSPMMDIYDPYSTPNKSLPRTPRSGGRKKGKKFTFVSTRIGIRRSSSRRRHRSSSRRRNSLSRRSSGIHGIEPIDTTETRRRRQASEDGDAPTTPSKEALPTFLQRKIPPAIRRTKSSKATQGKENRPLLDMTSLMAQSSNLRNTEVELPFFMPAIESPDAIDLSNCSSQFQDGIVRPLHHSILGRDHCFEVVANETTRCFACESAGEREAWIEKIKRAINPNLDNMRRVEHQLILFVQEAKGLPTKKKYFCEICLDRKLCARTTSKWKNDSAIFWGEHFEFSSMPDVRDVTVHLYKDSDKKKKKDKDYIGLVNLEVRSLINQSSVEKWYNLSTPSGNNKSKTGESMALRIKARFLSTRVLPTEQYKAFGEHISLNYLNICRTLGNVIPVTKKDEIARILVHIMHGTGCTKEYMTEVVMDEVEKVEEESLIFRENTIGTKSVEAMLRLVGMKYLYDTLGDFVHALFNMEEECEVDGSRLPPQADLEVNQKNLHMSCEIALCKITNSVGIFPSELREVMASWRVRCEDAGRPRIANRLVTASLFLRLLCPAILNPSLFGLANEVPDPKISRILTLIAKVIQNLANRSRFDKEEYMQFMDKFIREKWDDMGEFINNVSDPTLPPLHKGFQGFIDLGKEFAKLHAFFVELMPTLDKKTIDALGELPDIIDKVSESLENPGKISSPYSTPSKLERPDLTQIVEDVALTHDADQVRPAGCSNTPMIDRRNRLPSSAATSLLNLREFVNAAEDGQYDVPSTTANAYTPSHHGSHHSIPNSNNNNAGSHGSVRQTLSSTENLMTSSGGKQYGERPPLMFSNPAYQAQKGLNRSTPASVPAMHDTFNIQQSYDGQKQHSKKNNPTATAPARQSDVKNHAPLSFSNPLQAMSQQRHLETVFTTETVTYSAPTRFVVDSSPGRSYSGPRGPQRGPKDGTNSMSSDGSQSNVSSLSSRQSSTSTNSLSDAESPQPTPYHARDQQRRTPNSNASKSREGRSEMDGIEDSQLLMSVETISTSVSNAHLKTGLQSQNQRGNKSEDIYKPQPKPRNATVQLSKGGSSFGGRKTSVPCLSPKWPHQGPRRGSADNIKSLHLSEEGGKYPSFHLKVDQEAILELNETTDAEMAPQNNRQGRNKAENSPVMSKDPDGFVTAPVTAVKSRVVVATSNANRVKTSKHAPTSNSQSKSHHNQSSGQARRGSHQKGVNQGQKNPSHPVSDSPAAFPPNTPEGPLSPEARTAQWILNNVSTPSKDLKQEEEMEVVLTPKDYEDRIIRLETEVERLRARETDVRRNVEQKEATLIEKLRNSEKREAKYRRQTDEKEQHFQKALQQMAALEADHKRERVELQAMLDSKDCMVNEQQKRINKLERKLHRLERSNPRPDPNASNPANFQRNADKIQGGPLSYIDDDADPNVSRGRKTKQTNDVPTTSATVTLTTDPYCNGQFYLHGLSSTSPSPSSSV
- the LOC143469466 gene encoding uncharacterized protein LOC143469466 isoform X3; this encodes MAAASYSQLHSSDIFTQVPDVYGGCRRKSFEAEDGPAIFRTLSAPHKNHQRYSLNIQPARIRDAPPDLPGLHGSSVSLIGGDFLNSESVSLPRCSSDSNFLPPSTCQSSTEVKRNHSLKTFLQRKIPPAIRRTKSSKATQGKENRPLLDMTSLMAQSSNLRNTEVELPFFMPAIESPDAIDLSNCSSQFQDGIVRPLHHSILGRDHCFEVVANETTRCFACESAGEREAWIEKIKRAINPNLDNMRRVEHQLILFVQEAKGLPTKKKYFCEICLDRKLCARTTSKWKNDSAIFWGEHFEFSSMPDVRDVTVHLYKDSDKKKKKDKDYIGLVNLEVRSLINQSSVEKWYNLSTPSGNNKSKTGESMALRIKARFLSTRVLPTEQYKAFGEHISLNYLNICRTLGNVIPVTKKDEIARILVHIMHGTGCTKEYMTEVVMDEVEKVEEESLIFRENTIGTKSVEAMLRLVGMKYLYDTLGDFVHALFNMEEECEVDGSRLPPQADLEVNQKNLHMSCEIALCKITNSVGIFPSELREVMASWRVRCEDAGRPRIANRLVTASLFLRLLCPAILNPSLFGLANEVPDPKISRILTLIAKVIQNLANRSRFDKEEYMQFMDKFIREKWDDMGEFINNVSDPTLPPLHKGFQGFIDLGKEFAKLHAFFVELMPTLDKKTIDALGELPDIIDKVSESLENPGKISSPYSTPSKLERPDLTQIVEDVALTHDADQVRPAGCSNTPMIDRRNRLPSSAATSLLNLREFVNAAEDGQYDVPSTTANAYTPSHHGSHHSIPNSNNNNAGSHGSVRQTLSSTENLMTSSGGKQYGERPPLMFSNPAYQAQKGLNRSTPASVPAMHDTFNIQQSYDGQKQHSKKNNPTATAPARQSDVKNHAPLSFSNPLQAMSQQRHLETVFTTETVTYSAPTRFVVDSSPGRSYSGPRGPQRGPKDGTNSMSSDGSQSNVSSLSSRQSSTSTNSLSDAESPQPTPYHARDQQRRTPNSNASKSREGRSEMDGIEDSQLLMSVETISTSVSNAHLKTGLQSQNQRGNKSEDIYKPQPKPRNATVQLSKGGSSFGGRKTSVPCLSPKWPHQGPRRGSADNIKSLHLSEEGGKYPSFHLKVDQEAILELNETTDAEMAPQNNRQGRNKAENSPVMSKDPDGFVTAPVTAVKSRVVVATSNANRVKTSKHAPTSNSQSKSHHNQSSGQARRGSHQKGVNQGQKNPSHPVSDSPAAFPPNTPEGPLSPEARTAQWILNNVSTPSKDLKQEEEMEVVLTPKDYEDRIIRLETEVERLRARETDVRRNVEQKEATLIEKLRNSEKREAKYRRQTDEKEQHFQKALQQMAALEADHKRERVELQAMLDSKDCMVNEQQKRINKLERKLHRLERSNPRPDPNASNPANFQRNADKIQGGPLSYIDDDADPNVSRGRKTKQTNDVPTTSATVTLTTDPYCNGQFYLHGLSSTSPSPSSSV